Genomic window (Candidatus Manganitrophaceae bacterium):
GCGGACGCTCGCCCGATCCCGGAAAAGGGGGGCGCCGTAATGATTAAAAGGCGTGTCCCCAGTTCGCGCCGGGCGCCGCTATTATGGGTCGCCTCCCTCTTGAGCGTCGGTTTTGTCCTCGTGGCGGTCCGGTTGGTGATCCTTCAGGCGTTCCAGCATGAGGCCTGGTCGAAACGGGCCGATCGCGAGCATGAGAAGAACATCTCCATCGAGGCGGAACGGGGCACCATCTACGACCGAAACGGAAACATCCTCGCCATGAATGTGGAAGTCCCATCGGTCTATGCCGTCCCCACCGAAATTCGAGATCCTGCTGCGGTCTCTCGGAAATTGGCGCCGATCTTGGATCTCGATCCAAAGGGATTAACAAAACGGCTGACCGACGGAAAGAATTTTGCTTGGGTTGCCCGTAAGATCGATCCGGCAAAAGCAGAGCAGATCCGCAAACATTCGATGGAAGGAATCGGTTTTGTCACGGAGAGCCAGCGCTTTTATCCTAAGCGGGCCCTCTTCGGCCATCTCCTCGGGTTCGCCGGCCTCGACAATCACGGCTTAGAAGGGGTCGAGCGGAAGTACGACACGACTCTGCGCGGAGAGAAAGGGTGGATCGTGCTGGAGCGCGATGCCCATGGGAAATCGATCTTCCCCAAAGGGATCGACTACATCGCCCCTTCTCGCGGTAAAGATCTTTATCTGACGGTCGATGAGGTGATCCAGCATATCAGCGAGCGGGAGCTCGACCGGATTGTGGAGAAGAAACATGCCAAGGGGGGAACGGTCATCGTCATGGACCCTTGGAGCGGAGAGATCCTTGCGATGGCGGTCCGGCCGAGGTTCAATCCGAACGCCGTACAGATGCATCAGCCCTCCGAATGGCGCAATCGCGCCATCACCGACGCCTATGAGCCCGGTTCGACTTTTAAAATCGTGACCGCTTCTGCGGCCCTTGAAGAGAAGGTGGTCGATCCGAACGAAATGATCGATTGTGAACAGGGGGCCTATCCGGTTTTTGGGACGGTGATTCACGACCATGAGCCGGTCGGGGTGGTCTCTTTTCGCCAGGTGATCGCAAAGTCAAGCAACATTGGGACGGCCAAGGTGGCGCAGCGGCTCGGTGAAAAACGGCTCTCCAGCTACATCCAGGCCTTCGGCTTCGGCGAGCGCCTGGGGATCGATCTGCTGGGAGAAGCCCCCGGCTTGGTCCGCACCCCCGACCAGTGGTCGAAGCGCTCGCTTGCGTCGATGGCCATCGGGCAGGAGATCGGCGTCACTCCCCTTCAGGTGATCTCGGCGGTGTCGGTCGTCGCGAACGGCGGATGGCTGATGACCCCGCACCTGGTCCGTCAGGTCAAAGAGGTCAACCTGCGGCAGGTCGGCGGCGAGGGACGGGTCATTAAGGAATCGGGCGCGGAGGTCCGCAGACGAGTGATCTCAGAGGGGACCGCCCGCGAGATGGTCCGAATCTTACAGGGGGTCGTCTCCAAGTCGGGCACCGGCGGCAAGGCGGCGATTCCCGGCTACCTGGTGGCGGGGAAGACCGGCACCGCCCAAAAGATCGACCCGGCGACCGGCCGCTACTCGGCGCACGACTTTGTCAGCTCTTTTGTCGGATTTGCTCCGGCAGACGCTCCCGCCGTCGCCATCCTGGTCAT
Coding sequences:
- a CDS encoding penicillin-binding protein 2 — translated: MIKRRVPSSRRAPLLWVASLLSVGFVLVAVRLVILQAFQHEAWSKRADREHEKNISIEAERGTIYDRNGNILAMNVEVPSVYAVPTEIRDPAAVSRKLAPILDLDPKGLTKRLTDGKNFAWVARKIDPAKAEQIRKHSMEGIGFVTESQRFYPKRALFGHLLGFAGLDNHGLEGVERKYDTTLRGEKGWIVLERDAHGKSIFPKGIDYIAPSRGKDLYLTVDEVIQHISERELDRIVEKKHAKGGTVIVMDPWSGEILAMAVRPRFNPNAVQMHQPSEWRNRAITDAYEPGSTFKIVTASAALEEKVVDPNEMIDCEQGAYPVFGTVIHDHEPVGVVSFRQVIAKSSNIGTAKVAQRLGEKRLSSYIQAFGFGERLGIDLLGEAPGLVRTPDQWSKRSLASMAIGQEIGVTPLQVISAVSVVANGGWLMTPHLVRQVKEVNLRQVGGEGRVIKESGAEVRRRVISEGTAREMVRILQGVVSKSGTGGKAAIPGYLVAGKTGTAQKIDPATGRYSAHDFVSSFVGFAPADAPAVAILVMVDEPEGEAWGGSVAAPVFSAVGSEVLHYLKVPPQPPLGEQLLTASMTLQEEREIEVKKKRSGVVRKTASNPLSEVIAWNGPGGAREGKDHR